Below is a window of Leptolyngbyaceae cyanobacterium DNA.
AGAAACCCGGTTTCTTCAAGAAACCGGGTTTCTCACCCACTCTAATAAATGCTCAAAATTAATGAAGTTCGATCAATACTTCCTTTCTTTTGGCTCGAACATGGTAATTGCTACGGGTTTATACTGAAGGTCAATGCCGGCAGGAGAATAGTAAGCGAGGGTGTGCTTGAGGAAATTGTCATCATCTCGATCGCTATAATCTTCTCGGTAATGTGCGCCGCGACTTTCTTGGCGATTAAGGGCAGAAGTGAGAATTAACTGACCGACAATCATTAAACTACGCAGTTCGATCGCTTCGATGATTTCCGTATTCCAAAGTTTACCTTTATCATCTAAATAGATATTTTCGTACTGCTTTTGTAGTTGTTGCAATTTGACTAATCCTTCTCGCACGATCGCGTCAGTGCGAAAAACGCCACAGTGTTGAGTCATGCAGTCTTGGAAGTTTTGTCGCAGTTGTCCGATGCGAATTTCTCCTTTTTGGTCTAATAAAGATTGAATTTGGGTTTTTGCATCCTTGATATACCGTTGTTCGTCGATTTCCGGTAGTTTGCGATTTTGGACGTATTGCGCGATCGCAGCCCCGGTGATTTTCCCGTATACTACACATTCCAAGAGGGAATTACTCCCCAAACGGTTAGCGCCGTGAACGGACACGCAAGCAGCTTCCCCAGCGGCAAAGAAACCTTCCACCAAACCATCTGGGCCACTCCGCACTTGACCGCTAGTATTGACGGGAATGCCACCCATTGAATAGTGAACGGTGGGGCGGACGGGCATCGGTTGATGTACGGCATCGATACCGACTAACCTGTGACATTCTTCCCACGCGAAGGGAACTCGACTCATGATTTTTTCTTTACCCATGTGGCGCAAGTCGAGGTAAACGAACGGGCCACCAGCAGAACCGTCGGGATGTATGCCCCGTCCGGCTTGAATTTCCCGCGTAATCGCTCTTGAGGTAATGTCGCGAGGGGCTAGTTCCATTCTACTGGGGGCGTAGTTCGCCATAAAGCGATCGCCTTCACTATTAATTAGATACGCACCCTCACCCCGCACCGCTTCCGAAATCAATACCCCCACCGGATACAATCCAGTGGGATGGAATTGTACGAATTCCATATCTTCCAGGGGTACGCCTGCTAAAGCAGACATCGCCAAACCGTCACCAGTCGAGGCGTAATCATTAGAAGTAGTATTGTAAACTCGACCGTAACCGCCAGTGGCAAACATTATCGCTTTGGCGCGAACTACTTCCATTTCCCCGTCGAGGATGCGGTACATCAGCACCCCCTTAGCTTGACCATCTTCTAAAATCAGTTGCATCACGTACCACTCATCGTAGATGTGGACGCCGTAACGCCGGAGATTATTCACTAGTTCGTGGAGAATGGCGTGACCGGTTTTGTCGGCGGCGTAACAAGTGCGACGATGGGAATGTCCGCCAAACGCACGTTGGGCAATGCGACCATCGGGCAGGCGGGAGAACAACACTCCCATGTGTTCTAAGTCGATGATGACTTGCGGTGCTTCGCGGGTGAGAATTTCTACCGCATCTTGGTCTGCCAAATAATCGGAACCTTTGACGGTATCGAAGGCATGGGCTTGCCAGGTATCTTCCGGATCGACATTGTTCAGGGTAGCTGCCATTCCTCCTTGGGCGGCGACCGAGTGCGATCGAATCGGGTGAGTTTTTGCTACTACTGCTACACTCAATTTCGGGTCAGTGCGAGCAATCTCCACCGCAGCGCGACACCCTGCTAATCCACCACCAACTATAATTACATCGTGTTCTAACATATTGAATTCGATATCCTTATTCCTTTATCTATGCTCTCCCAAATAAAAACTCCCCCAGCCAAAAATGGGGAAGTTTTTTACAAATCTGTCATTTGTGATTGGTCATTGGTCACTGGTCATTAGTCATTAGTCATTGGTCTTTGGTCAACTGCGGAATTACAAATGACAAATGACGAATCACAAATGACGGATCAAATACTTGCTTGGGCAGTTTCTTGATTGGGTACGCCAACTGGACTGGTGCGCGTGGTTTCTTCTTGTCCCAAAGGTACAAATTCAATATGGTTCAGTAGGGTAGTAACGAAGGCAAACAGCAAGAATGGCAGGGATAGGACGAGAATGAGTCCCACCGTAACTAAGGCGTAGATTTGGCGAACGGTACTCCACAGGGCAAGGGCGGAAGCCAAACTCAAGAAAATGACGATTAACCAAATGACGATTTGACCGTAGATATCGCCAAAGGTGAGAGTGCATACCATCCGATATCTCTGTAGTTTATCCATGATGTTTTCCTAGCAACATTCCTATAAATTTCTACGTTAAGGTTCCGATCGGGTTTTGGCAGGTTTTTAAATATTTTTTAAAACCTTTGCAATATAACTTTACAATTTGTTTATATAGATTAAGTAAATTGCTGAGTTATTAACATCGATCGATTAGTATTCTGGAATACTAAATAGAGCATAAATTGGCAATTTTCGATTACCATTTTTTTGCAAAGTAGAGCCTGCTATTAGATAGAATTTTTACCTATTTACCTTTTAGCTATACTCGGATATATGTTTGCGATCGCGTAAACATAACGATTTCATTTAGGCTGATTCTCAATTGTGATGTAATTTTTAGAACATCCGGATGTATGATACATAAATCGCAAATAGCTTTTCCCTGAGTATGAGTTTTCATTCAGCACCAAGTAACTTACCCAGAAACTCCGATCGTACAAATATGAGCAAAGGCGATCCTCACCTCAGAAAGTTTGTTGACCGTCTCAGTAAAAAAATGGAACGGGATGCTTTAATCCAAAAGACTACGGATGAGCTTAGAGAATTTCTACAGGTCGATCGGGTAGTTTTATACTATTTTTATAGCGAATGGCAAGGACAAGTTACCTTTGAGTCTTTAAGTGCTAAAAAATTGTCTATTTTAGGCTCAACTGGCCCTGATGAGTGTTTCAATGGAGAATATGCTGCTATGTACTTAGCAGGAAGAGTACGAGCAATTCCAAATATTGAAGCAGAATCAATTCATGAATGTCATCGAAACTCTCTCAGGTATCTGGGAGTTAAAGCTAATTTAGTAGTACCTATTTTAACTTCTGCTAAGTTGTGGGGTTTACTAATTGCTCATCATTGCCAAGATGTCCGTCCTTGGTTGAATTCCGATATTGAAATGATGCAAAAAGGTGCAAATGCGATCGCTAATTCCCCAGCAGTTCGAGATAGTTAATATTTAAAAGGATGAAGTTTAAAGGATGAAGTTTAAAGGATGAAGGATGAAGGATGAAGGAAAAAGGCACAAACTAAAAAAACCCGGCTTTTGAAAGAAACCGGGTTTTGCCCTTAACTTACCAATTCACTTGATAAGAGTGTTACAAATCTTTCCCCCTGCCCCCTGCCAAAATTAAAAGTGACACCGATCCAAGTGAAGTGGTAACTACTAAGCGATCGCACCCACTGCCACCTTTAACAATCCTTCAAATAATTTCATGCCATCCGTTCCCCCTAACATGGGGTCTGATGCGCGTTCCGGGTGAGGCATCATTCCTACCACGTTTCCTTTAATATTGCAAATACCAGCAATATTATTTAAAGAACCGTTAGGATTTTCTCCTTCGTAGCGAAATAGCACTTGCTGGTTATCTTCCAACTGTGCCAATGTATCGGCATCGGCATAGTAATTACCCTCACCGTGGGCAATTGGTAGAGTGATTACCTGTCCCGCTTGATAAAGCTGAGTCCAAGGTAAATCGGTGCGTTCTACTCGTAAGGGAACGCGATCGCAAATAAAATGCAAATCCCGATTTCGTACCAACGCCCCAGGTAACAAACCCGCCTCGGTTAGCACCTGGAAACCATTGCAAATGCCCAGCACCAGCTTACCTTTATTTGCGTGTTCCACAGTAGCTTTCATCACCGGAGAGAAACGGGCGATCGCGCCGCAGCGCAAATAATCCCCGTAGCTGAAACCACCCGGAACCACGATTACATCTAGATCGGAAATATCAGTTTCCTCGTGCCAAACCATACGAGTCGGCTGCTTGAGGAGATCGCGAGTAACGTAAACCACATCGCGATCGCAATTAGAACCCGGAAAAACCAATACCCCAAACTTCATACTTTTGTCCCCGCTTCCGCTGGTACAGACACCGCATTTAACTCAAAACGATAATTTTCGATTACTGGATTTGCCAACAGGCGATCGCAGATAATATCCAGTTGTTGCCGCGCCGCCTCTTCCGATTCCGCATTCAACGTCACTTCGACATACTTGCCAATTCTCACCTGTTCCACATTTTCATAACCCATATGCTTAAGTCCCGACTGTACCGCCACACCAGCCGGATCTAAAACCGAAGGGCGTAAAGTAACATAGATGCGAGCGTTAAACTTTAACACAACTATTTCCCCATCAAAAATACATTTAGCTTCCAG
It encodes the following:
- a CDS encoding succinate dehydrogenase/fumarate reductase flavoprotein subunit — translated: MLEHDVIIVGGGLAGCRAAVEIARTDPKLSVAVVAKTHPIRSHSVAAQGGMAATLNNVDPEDTWQAHAFDTVKGSDYLADQDAVEILTREAPQVIIDLEHMGVLFSRLPDGRIAQRAFGGHSHRRTCYAADKTGHAILHELVNNLRRYGVHIYDEWYVMQLILEDGQAKGVLMYRILDGEMEVVRAKAIMFATGGYGRVYNTTSNDYASTGDGLAMSALAGVPLEDMEFVQFHPTGLYPVGVLISEAVRGEGAYLINSEGDRFMANYAPSRMELAPRDITSRAITREIQAGRGIHPDGSAGGPFVYLDLRHMGKEKIMSRVPFAWEECHRLVGIDAVHQPMPVRPTVHYSMGGIPVNTSGQVRSGPDGLVEGFFAAGEAACVSVHGANRLGSNSLLECVVYGKITGAAIAQYVQNRKLPEIDEQRYIKDAKTQIQSLLDQKGEIRIGQLRQNFQDCMTQHCGVFRTDAIVREGLVKLQQLQKQYENIYLDDKGKLWNTEIIEAIELRSLMIVGQLILTSALNRQESRGAHYREDYSDRDDDNFLKHTLAYYSPAGIDLQYKPVAITMFEPKERKY
- a CDS encoding GAF domain-containing protein → MSFHSAPSNLPRNSDRTNMSKGDPHLRKFVDRLSKKMERDALIQKTTDELREFLQVDRVVLYYFYSEWQGQVTFESLSAKKLSILGSTGPDECFNGEYAAMYLAGRVRAIPNIEAESIHECHRNSLRYLGVKANLVVPILTSAKLWGLLIAHHCQDVRPWLNSDIEMMQKGANAIANSPAVRDS
- the purQ gene encoding phosphoribosylformylglycinamidine synthase subunit PurQ; translated protein: MKFGVLVFPGSNCDRDVVYVTRDLLKQPTRMVWHEETDISDLDVIVVPGGFSYGDYLRCGAIARFSPVMKATVEHANKGKLVLGICNGFQVLTEAGLLPGALVRNRDLHFICDRVPLRVERTDLPWTQLYQAGQVITLPIAHGEGNYYADADTLAQLEDNQQVLFRYEGENPNGSLNNIAGICNIKGNVVGMMPHPERASDPMLGGTDGMKLFEGLLKVAVGAIA
- the purS gene encoding phosphoribosylformylglycinamidine synthase subunit PurS, with protein sequence MLKFNARIYVTLRPSVLDPAGVAVQSGLKHMGYENVEQVRIGKYVEVTLNAESEEAARQQLDIICDRLLANPVIENYRFELNAVSVPAEAGTKV